The following are encoded in a window of Kitasatospora sp. NBC_01250 genomic DNA:
- a CDS encoding transglycosylase SLT domain-containing protein, producing the protein MVHGVRGGDHGSAGAGPAAGSPAPGSSTAPGGSAAGAGTAVPVPSASSYDPAQYAAQVKARAGQAGIDPQLLMAILYNESYKPHDPAAERAWQALKPDAAFGIANMHRAAFDDTKAGRDFAGRQWEQLPDDPDLAIEAAAWFLHDLGTQLPAHPATSLDRDELLALGYNAGAGNMLAFARGTSPGPAARTYLDQLHANWDKAAAALKQ; encoded by the coding sequence ATGGTCCACGGCGTGCGCGGCGGTGACCACGGCAGCGCCGGCGCGGGCCCGGCCGCCGGCTCGCCCGCCCCGGGATCCTCCACCGCGCCGGGCGGCAGCGCAGCGGGCGCGGGCACCGCCGTCCCCGTGCCCAGCGCCTCCAGCTACGACCCCGCCCAGTACGCCGCCCAGGTCAAGGCCCGGGCCGGGCAGGCCGGGATCGATCCGCAGCTGCTGATGGCGATCCTCTACAACGAGTCCTACAAGCCGCACGACCCGGCCGCGGAACGCGCCTGGCAGGCGCTCAAGCCCGACGCCGCCTTCGGGATCGCCAACATGCACCGGGCCGCCTTCGACGACACCAAGGCCGGCCGGGACTTCGCCGGCCGGCAGTGGGAGCAGCTGCCCGACGACCCGGACCTCGCGATCGAGGCGGCGGCCTGGTTCCTGCACGACCTGGGCACCCAGCTGCCCGCGCACCCGGCCACCTCGCTCGACCGGGACGAGCTGCTGGCGCTGGGCTACAACGCCGGGGCCGGCAACATGCTGGCCTTCGCCCGCGGCACCTCGCCCGGCCCGGCGGCCCGCACCTACCTGGACCAGCTGCACGCCAACTGGGACAAGGCGGCGGCGGCCCTCAAGCAGTAG
- a CDS encoding MbtH family protein, with product MANPFENDDAQYQVLVNDEGQHSLWPVAIEVPAGWTARFGPAAREACLAHVEEHWTDMRPLSLVREMDASS from the coding sequence ATGGCCAATCCATTCGAGAACGACGACGCCCAGTACCAGGTCCTGGTCAACGACGAGGGGCAGCACTCGCTCTGGCCCGTGGCGATCGAGGTGCCGGCCGGCTGGACGGCGCGGTTCGGCCCGGCGGCGCGCGAGGCGTGCCTCGCCCATGTCGAGGAGCACTGGACCGACATGCGTCCGCTCAGCCTGGTCCGCGAGATGGACGCGTCGTCCTGA
- a CDS encoding serine hydrolase domain-containing protein, protein MLDGLTDFCTEVLAEHDCPSVSVAVAEHGEPVLAEAYGWADLAARRPATPQTAYSLNSITKTFTAIGCCLAADAGLLDLDTPVPGPYARPYAWAAPWPDPTLRQLLQHRGGLGGYYNFEYADGPLIDPAGYLTLLREPGSGFEYSNLGYLQVGRLLESVTGQALPDFLRERLFEPLGLPGLRLGVDCPGPRAERYTADRRAYPLYRSGTPVASAGWGTAENLVLLAQRYPELLRPGTLAAMHAGQPVNEHVAYGLGWNLARGAGPVIHSHGGGGAGVAAMLLAVPELGLSVAVLCNSTDKTARDKVIDHVMGELVPGYRPELIAPMTPEPVLAMELPAGRWAGTVAVPGGALPVELGILADGRIEVGLPGAGRATVPAVASRSWALRAAVPLQLPTPDARLNTPAMVLELRAAQERLTGVLRTYKDGDREGWYGNYLTHPVELVEHS, encoded by the coding sequence ATGCTGGACGGTTTGACGGATTTCTGCACCGAGGTGCTGGCGGAACACGACTGCCCGTCGGTCTCGGTGGCGGTGGCCGAGCACGGTGAGCCGGTGCTGGCCGAGGCGTACGGCTGGGCGGACCTCGCGGCCCGGCGCCCGGCCACGCCGCAGACCGCGTATTCGCTCAACTCCATCACCAAGACGTTCACCGCGATCGGCTGCTGCCTGGCGGCGGACGCGGGTCTGCTCGACCTGGACACCCCGGTGCCCGGCCCGTACGCCCGGCCGTACGCCTGGGCCGCGCCGTGGCCGGACCCGACGCTGCGCCAGCTGCTCCAGCACCGCGGTGGCCTGGGCGGCTACTACAACTTCGAGTACGCGGACGGGCCGCTGATCGACCCGGCCGGCTATCTGACGCTGCTGCGCGAGCCCGGCAGCGGCTTCGAGTACTCCAACCTCGGCTACCTGCAGGTGGGACGCCTGCTGGAGTCGGTCACCGGGCAGGCGCTGCCCGACTTCCTGCGCGAGCGCCTCTTCGAGCCGCTCGGCCTGCCCGGTCTGCGGCTCGGCGTCGACTGCCCGGGGCCCAGGGCCGAGCGCTACACCGCGGACCGGCGCGCCTACCCCCTGTACCGCAGCGGCACGCCGGTCGCCTCGGCCGGCTGGGGGACGGCCGAGAACCTGGTGCTCCTCGCCCAGCGCTACCCGGAGCTGCTGCGGCCCGGGACGCTGGCCGCGATGCACGCGGGGCAGCCGGTCAACGAGCACGTCGCCTACGGGCTGGGCTGGAACCTCGCGCGCGGGGCCGGTCCGGTGATCCACAGCCACGGCGGCGGAGGTGCCGGGGTGGCGGCGATGCTGTTGGCGGTGCCCGAGCTCGGGCTCTCGGTGGCGGTGCTCTGCAACAGCACCGACAAGACCGCGCGGGACAAGGTGATCGACCATGTGATGGGCGAGCTGGTCCCGGGGTACCGGCCGGAGCTGATCGCGCCGATGACGCCCGAGCCGGTGCTGGCGATGGAACTGCCCGCGGGCCGGTGGGCGGGCACGGTCGCGGTGCCCGGCGGTGCGCTGCCGGTGGAGCTGGGGATCCTGGCGGACGGCCGGATCGAGGTCGGGCTGCCCGGCGCCGGCCGGGCGACGGTGCCCGCGGTGGCCTCGCGGAGCTGGGCGCTGCGGGCCGCCGTTCCGCTCCAGCTGCCCACGCCGGACGCGCGGTTGAACACCCCGGCGATGGTGCTCGAACTGCGGGCCGCGCAGGAGCGGTTGACCGGGGTGCTGCGCACGTACAAGGACGGCGACCGCGAGGGCTGGTACGGAAACTACCTGACCCACCCGGTGGAGCTGGTCGAGCACTCCTGA
- a CDS encoding DUF3515 domain-containing protein gives MSRFQRPLRALQALPAPVRWLAAPVVLIGCTGAVLMSGGTYQPPLTAPTPDATSAGYCTALMKALPSTMVDHPRADPAGSRYVAVWQTSPRTVLRCGVPRPASLNILANQESTGPNVDGLQWYLENDGHGGYRFTTTLRATYVEVSVPAKAVTYPTDALGVVSPAILSTVPDLNGQFSTGQDTDQ, from the coding sequence GTGTCTCGATTCCAGCGCCCGTTGCGCGCTCTGCAGGCCCTGCCCGCGCCGGTGCGCTGGCTGGCCGCTCCGGTGGTGCTGATCGGCTGCACCGGAGCGGTACTGATGAGCGGCGGCACCTACCAGCCGCCGCTCACCGCACCGACACCCGACGCCACGTCGGCCGGCTACTGCACCGCGCTGATGAAGGCACTGCCGAGCACGATGGTCGACCACCCGCGCGCCGACCCGGCGGGCTCCCGCTACGTGGCCGTCTGGCAGACCTCGCCCCGCACCGTGCTGCGCTGCGGGGTGCCCCGGCCGGCCTCGCTCAACATCCTGGCGAACCAGGAGTCGACCGGCCCGAACGTCGACGGCCTCCAGTGGTACCTGGAGAACGACGGCCACGGCGGCTACCGCTTCACCACCACGCTGCGCGCCACCTACGTCGAGGTGAGCGTGCCCGCCAAGGCCGTGACCTACCCGACGGACGCGCTCGGCGTGGTCTCCCCGGCCATCCTGAGCACCGTCCCGGACCTCAACGGGCAGTTCAGCACCGGGCAGGACACCGACCAGTAG
- a CDS encoding ester cyclase, whose protein sequence is MELTADPTPLELYRAWNDRLLAGDIKGAAELIDAEHWLEKCLGLTEWLTDFEVAVGHYVKNMVTPWADLSMTEEEVVEGADAVTVRFRVEATHVGEFLGLPATERRVAFQVIRIVRVAGGRVTGQWAQLDLWGIHQQLTQ, encoded by the coding sequence ATGGAGTTGACCGCCGACCCCACCCCGCTGGAGCTCTACCGCGCCTGGAACGATCGCCTGCTGGCCGGTGACATCAAGGGTGCCGCCGAACTGATCGACGCCGAGCACTGGTTGGAGAAGTGTCTCGGACTGACCGAGTGGCTCACCGACTTCGAGGTCGCCGTGGGCCACTACGTCAAGAACATGGTCACGCCCTGGGCCGACCTGTCGATGACGGAGGAGGAGGTGGTGGAGGGCGCCGACGCCGTCACGGTGCGCTTCCGGGTGGAGGCCACTCATGTCGGCGAGTTCCTCGGCCTCCCCGCGACCGAGCGCCGGGTCGCCTTCCAGGTCATCCGGATCGTGCGGGTGGCCGGCGGCCGGGTGACCGGGCAGTGGGCCCAGTTGGACCTGTGGGGCATCCACCAGCAGCTCACGCAGTAG
- a CDS encoding sugar ABC transporter substrate-binding protein, whose product MKIVLRRAAVATTILGLAVGASACGSAKKSTSSAGASSSTAALKIGLLLPESKTTRYEQFDKPLIEARIKQLAPNATVDYYNANQDATVQQTQVDTALTKGDQVLILDAVDAKAIQSSVQKAHDAGVKVVAYDRLAQGPVDAYVSFDNTKVGQLQGQALVAAVGGKSGSGEIIMINGSPTDPNAAQFKAGAHSAIDGKLKIGKEYDTPNWDPNNANQEAAAAITALGAQNVVGVYSANDGMAAGIATALKAANLSVPLTGQDAQLDAVQRILAGTQTMSIYKPYKPEADTAGTMAVDLATGTAIAASVAPTTATSGSGTKVKSELITPTVLTKDNIKTTVVADGLYTVPQICTPDFAADCTAAGLQ is encoded by the coding sequence ATGAAGATCGTTCTGCGCCGGGCGGCCGTTGCCACCACCATCCTCGGTCTGGCCGTCGGCGCGAGCGCCTGCGGCAGCGCCAAGAAGTCCACCAGCAGCGCGGGTGCGAGCAGCTCGACGGCCGCGCTGAAGATTGGGCTGCTGCTGCCGGAGTCCAAGACGACCCGCTACGAGCAGTTCGACAAGCCGCTGATCGAGGCCCGGATCAAGCAGCTGGCCCCGAACGCGACGGTCGACTACTACAACGCCAACCAGGACGCCACGGTCCAGCAGACCCAGGTGGACACCGCCCTCACCAAGGGCGACCAGGTGCTGATCCTGGACGCGGTGGACGCCAAGGCGATCCAGTCCTCGGTGCAGAAGGCCCACGACGCGGGGGTCAAGGTGGTCGCCTACGACCGGCTGGCGCAGGGGCCGGTCGATGCCTACGTCTCCTTCGACAACACCAAGGTGGGCCAGCTCCAGGGGCAGGCGCTGGTCGCCGCGGTCGGCGGCAAGTCGGGCAGCGGCGAGATCATCATGATCAACGGCTCGCCCACCGACCCGAACGCCGCGCAGTTCAAGGCCGGTGCGCACAGCGCGATCGACGGCAAGCTGAAGATCGGCAAGGAGTACGACACGCCGAACTGGGACCCGAACAACGCCAACCAGGAGGCCGCCGCCGCGATCACCGCGCTGGGCGCGCAGAACGTGGTCGGCGTCTACTCCGCCAACGACGGCATGGCCGCGGGTATCGCCACCGCGCTCAAGGCCGCCAACCTGAGCGTGCCGCTGACCGGTCAGGACGCCCAGTTGGACGCGGTGCAGCGGATCCTGGCCGGCACCCAGACGATGTCGATCTACAAGCCCTACAAGCCGGAGGCGGACACCGCCGGCACCATGGCGGTCGACCTCGCCACCGGCACCGCGATCGCCGCCTCGGTGGCCCCGACCACCGCGACCAGCGGCAGCGGCACCAAGGTGAAGTCCGAGCTGATCACCCCGACCGTGCTGACCAAGGACAACATCAAGACCACCGTGGTGGCCGACGGCCTCTACACGGTGCCGCAGATCTGCACCCCCGACTTCGCCGCCGACTGCACCGCGGCCGGGCTGCAGTAG
- a CDS encoding ATP-binding cassette domain-containing protein yields the protein MAGEGRPVLALRGVSKRFGAVQALTDIELEVRTGEVLALVGDNGAGKSTLVKAIAGVNQPDEGVIEWQGRPVSVHRPQDAQHLGIATVYQDLALCDNLDVVGNLFLGRELKRFGVLDEVAMEQRSRALLDTLSIRIPSVRIPIASLSGGQRQVVAIARSLIGSPKVVILDEPTAALGVEQTAQVLDLVERLREQGLGVILISHNMADVMAVADRVAVLRLGRNNGVFDRRSTSQEQIISAITGATDNAVTRRQARGTEGTQ from the coding sequence ATGGCAGGCGAAGGTCGACCGGTGCTGGCCCTGCGCGGGGTCTCCAAGCGGTTCGGTGCGGTGCAGGCACTGACCGACATCGAGCTGGAGGTACGCACGGGGGAAGTGCTCGCGCTGGTCGGTGACAACGGCGCGGGCAAGTCGACCCTGGTCAAGGCGATCGCCGGGGTCAACCAGCCGGACGAGGGCGTGATCGAGTGGCAGGGCCGCCCGGTCTCCGTCCACCGGCCGCAGGACGCCCAGCACCTGGGGATCGCCACCGTCTACCAGGACCTCGCGCTCTGCGACAACCTGGACGTGGTCGGCAACCTCTTCCTCGGGCGCGAGCTGAAGCGGTTCGGGGTGCTGGACGAGGTCGCGATGGAGCAGCGCTCGCGCGCGCTGCTGGACACCCTGTCGATCCGGATCCCCAGTGTCCGGATCCCGATCGCCTCGCTCTCCGGCGGTCAGCGCCAGGTGGTCGCGATCGCCCGCTCGCTGATCGGTTCGCCCAAGGTGGTCATCCTGGACGAGCCGACCGCGGCGCTCGGCGTCGAGCAGACCGCGCAGGTCCTGGACCTGGTCGAGCGGCTGCGCGAGCAGGGCCTCGGGGTGATCCTGATCAGTCACAACATGGCCGATGTGATGGCCGTCGCGGACCGCGTCGCGGTCCTGCGGCTGGGCCGCAACAACGGGGTCTTCGACCGGCGCTCGACCAGCCAGGAACAGATCATCTCGGCCATCACCGGCGCCACGGACAACGCCGTGACCCGCCGCCAGGCCCGCGGGACGGAGGGCACCCAGTGA
- a CDS encoding glycoside hydrolase family 1 protein, whose amino-acid sequence MPLLPPTDGPAAQLAFPSDFLWGAATSAYQIEGAAQEDGRTPSIWDTFCRTPGKVLGGESGDRAADHYHRYREDVALLSRLNLGAYRFSVSWPRVQPTGRGPAAQRGLDFYRRLTDELLAAGIRPVVSLYHWDLPQELEDQGGWPARDTAERFGEFAALVAGAIGDRAGIWATLNEPWCAAFLGYGSGVHAPGRTDPGDALRAAHHLNLGHGLALSALRATLPTTAQATICLNLHQVRPLTDAPADLEAARRIDAVGNRIFTGPILQGRYPEDLLLDTAALVDWDTLVRPGDERTIAGSIDLLGLNYYTPTLVSGVVPTEPNTGGDRGTDGHGGGEHSPWPGADRVLFHRPPGETTEMGWAVDPTGLHELITEVSRAHPGLPLLITENGAAYDDRPAPTGAVHDPQRIAYLHGHLAAVHRAIADGAPVRGYFVWSLLDNFEWSYGYSKRFGLVHVDYPTQRRTPKSSAAWYADAARRHAIDALPEGS is encoded by the coding sequence ATGCCCCTGCTGCCGCCCACCGATGGACCCGCCGCCCAACTCGCCTTCCCGTCTGACTTCCTGTGGGGTGCGGCCACCTCGGCCTACCAGATCGAGGGCGCCGCCCAGGAGGACGGTCGGACACCGTCGATCTGGGACACCTTCTGCCGAACGCCCGGCAAGGTCCTGGGCGGTGAGAGCGGCGACCGCGCCGCCGACCACTATCACCGCTACCGCGAGGACGTCGCCCTGCTGTCCCGCCTCAACCTCGGCGCCTACCGGTTCTCCGTCTCCTGGCCCCGGGTCCAGCCCACCGGCCGGGGACCGGCCGCCCAGCGCGGACTGGACTTCTACCGTCGGCTGACCGACGAACTCCTCGCCGCCGGCATCCGGCCCGTGGTCAGCCTGTACCACTGGGACCTGCCCCAGGAGTTGGAGGACCAGGGCGGCTGGCCGGCGCGGGACACCGCCGAGCGCTTCGGCGAGTTCGCCGCACTCGTGGCCGGCGCCATCGGCGACCGGGCCGGTATCTGGGCCACCCTCAACGAGCCCTGGTGCGCCGCCTTCCTCGGCTACGGTTCGGGGGTCCACGCCCCGGGCCGCACCGACCCCGGCGACGCGCTGCGCGCCGCCCACCACCTCAACCTCGGCCACGGCCTGGCCCTGAGCGCACTGCGCGCCACGCTCCCCACCACCGCACAGGCCACCATCTGCCTGAATCTCCACCAGGTCCGCCCGCTCACCGACGCACCCGCCGACCTGGAGGCCGCACGGCGGATCGACGCCGTCGGCAACCGGATCTTCACCGGCCCTATTCTGCAAGGGCGTTACCCCGAAGACCTGCTGCTGGACACCGCTGCCCTGGTCGACTGGGACACCCTGGTCCGCCCCGGCGACGAGCGGACCATCGCCGGCTCGATCGACCTGCTCGGCCTCAACTACTACACGCCGACGCTGGTTTCGGGCGTCGTTCCCACCGAGCCGAACACCGGGGGCGACAGGGGTACCGACGGCCACGGCGGCGGCGAGCACTCGCCCTGGCCCGGCGCCGACCGGGTCCTCTTCCACCGTCCGCCCGGCGAGACGACGGAGATGGGCTGGGCCGTCGACCCCACCGGACTGCACGAGTTGATCACCGAGGTGTCGCGCGCCCACCCCGGCCTGCCCCTGCTGATCACCGAGAACGGCGCCGCCTACGACGACCGTCCCGCACCGACCGGCGCGGTCCACGACCCGCAGCGCATCGCCTACCTGCACGGACACCTGGCCGCCGTCCACCGCGCGATCGCCGACGGCGCGCCGGTGCGGGGCTACTTCGTCTGGTCACTGCTGGACAACTTCGAGTGGTCCTACGGCTACAGCAAGCGTTTCGGCCTGGTCCACGTCGACTACCCGACCCAGCGCCGGACCCCGAAGTCCAGCGCCGCCTGGTACGCCGATGCAGCTCGCCGCCATGCCATCGACGCACTGCCCGAGGGAAGTTGA
- a CDS encoding LacI family DNA-binding transcriptional regulator produces the protein MSSSTAQRPAGPSAGTAGGRGLRRPTLEEVASLAGVGRGTVSRVINGSPRVSDRTRAAVEQAVAELGYVPNRAARTLVTSRTDAIALVVPEAETRLFSEPYFSGIISGVCAELAETDMQLLLVLVRNQRERERLSAYLRAQRVDGVLLVAVHCDDPLPAVLEDLRIPTVLAGRRGDQESLGYVAADNAGGARSAVRHLVAQGRERIATITGPLDMDAARARLAGYRDALAEAGQDCREELVGLGDFTEQGGRAAMRELLDRVPDLDAVFCASDVLAAGALQVLRAAGRRVPEDVALVGFDDSIVARHTDPALTSVRQPIELMGRTMTRLLLDEIADPGRPGRQLVMPTELVVRDSA, from the coding sequence ATGAGCAGCTCAACCGCACAGCGCCCCGCCGGGCCCTCGGCCGGCACTGCGGGCGGGCGCGGGCTGCGGCGGCCCACGCTGGAGGAGGTGGCGTCGCTGGCCGGGGTCGGGCGCGGCACCGTCTCCCGCGTGATCAACGGCTCGCCCCGGGTCAGCGACCGGACCAGGGCGGCGGTCGAGCAGGCGGTGGCCGAACTCGGCTACGTGCCCAACCGGGCGGCCCGCACCCTGGTCACCTCGCGCACCGACGCGATCGCGCTGGTGGTCCCGGAGGCCGAGACCCGGCTCTTCTCGGAGCCGTACTTCTCCGGCATCATCAGCGGAGTCTGCGCGGAACTCGCCGAGACCGACATGCAGTTGCTGCTCGTCCTGGTGCGCAACCAGCGTGAGCGCGAACGGCTCTCCGCCTACCTGCGCGCCCAGCGGGTGGACGGTGTGCTGCTGGTGGCCGTGCACTGCGACGATCCGCTGCCGGCCGTGCTGGAGGACCTGCGGATCCCCACCGTGCTGGCCGGGCGGCGCGGGGACCAGGAGTCGCTCGGCTACGTCGCCGCCGACAACGCGGGCGGTGCCCGGAGCGCGGTGCGCCATCTGGTGGCGCAGGGCCGGGAGCGGATCGCCACCATCACCGGTCCGCTGGACATGGATGCCGCCCGGGCCCGCCTCGCCGGCTACCGCGACGCCCTGGCGGAGGCCGGCCAGGACTGCCGGGAGGAGCTGGTGGGCCTCGGCGACTTCACCGAACAGGGCGGCCGGGCGGCGATGCGCGAGCTGCTGGACCGCGTCCCGGACCTGGACGCCGTCTTCTGCGCCTCGGACGTGCTCGCCGCCGGCGCGCTCCAGGTGCTGCGGGCGGCCGGCCGCCGGGTGCCGGAGGACGTGGCGCTTGTCGGCTTCGACGACTCGATCGTGGCCCGGCACACCGACCCCGCGCTGACCAGCGTGCGGCAGCCGATCGAGCTGATGGGCCGCACGATGACCCGGTTGCTGCTGGACGAGATCGCCGACCCCGGGCGACCCGGCCGTCAACTGGTGATGCCCACCGAGCTGGTGGTCCGCGACTCGGCCTGA
- a CDS encoding sugar ABC transporter permease: MPTGGVNAPVPVAAEAIPAVDPRLIVRQEGLKGYLGEFRRRISSGELGSLPVVLALVVIWAVFGSLNSSFLSAQNLSNLSQQIVGTGMIAIGVVFVLLLGEIDLSVGSVSGLCAAIYAVLEVTHGVNQWVALIVALAGGAVVGFIQGTFFARIGVPAFVVTLAGNLGWNGLMLQVLGANGTVNLSGRDIVSRLYSTIYGQQIAAYGLATAGVVLFLAASLLDSARRRKAGVPSRPVAEIALRTVALAVVSYLAAYTLNQYKGLPLALLVFLVFIVALDFVLRRTGYGRKVFALGGNIEGARRAGINVVWTRISVFTICSTMAAVGGLFLAAQIQSASQTSGGGNLLMNAIAAAVIGGTSLFGGRGTTWSALLGALVIGSIQSGMNIEGLSNAIQFMITGAVLLAAVVIDSLARRTQKAAGRA; the protein is encoded by the coding sequence ATGCCCACCGGCGGGGTCAACGCGCCGGTCCCGGTGGCCGCCGAGGCGATCCCGGCGGTGGACCCGCGGCTGATCGTCCGCCAGGAGGGCCTCAAGGGCTACCTCGGTGAGTTCCGCCGCCGGATCAGCAGCGGTGAACTCGGTTCGCTGCCGGTGGTGCTGGCGCTGGTCGTGATCTGGGCCGTGTTCGGCAGCCTGAACAGCAGCTTCCTGTCCGCGCAGAACCTCTCCAACCTCTCCCAGCAGATCGTCGGCACGGGGATGATCGCGATCGGCGTGGTCTTCGTGCTGCTGCTCGGCGAGATCGACCTGTCGGTCGGTTCGGTCAGCGGCCTGTGCGCGGCGATCTACGCGGTGCTGGAGGTCACCCACGGGGTGAACCAGTGGGTGGCGCTCATCGTGGCGCTCGCGGGCGGCGCGGTGGTCGGCTTCATCCAGGGCACCTTCTTCGCCCGGATCGGGGTGCCCGCCTTCGTGGTCACCCTGGCCGGCAACCTGGGCTGGAACGGGCTGATGCTCCAGGTGCTCGGCGCCAACGGCACGGTCAACCTCTCCGGCCGCGACATCGTCTCGCGGCTCTACAGCACCATCTACGGGCAGCAGATCGCCGCCTACGGGCTGGCCACGGCCGGCGTGGTGCTCTTCCTGGCCGCCTCGCTGCTGGACTCCGCCCGGCGCCGCAAGGCCGGCGTGCCGTCCCGGCCGGTCGCCGAGATCGCGCTGCGCACCGTCGCGCTCGCCGTGGTCAGCTACCTCGCCGCCTACACCCTGAACCAGTACAAGGGCCTGCCGCTGGCGCTGCTGGTCTTCCTGGTCTTCATCGTGGCGCTGGACTTCGTGCTGCGCCGCACCGGTTACGGGCGCAAGGTCTTCGCGCTCGGCGGCAACATCGAGGGTGCCCGCCGGGCGGGCATCAACGTGGTCTGGACCCGGATCTCGGTCTTCACCATCTGCTCGACCATGGCGGCCGTCGGCGGCCTCTTCCTGGCCGCGCAGATCCAGTCCGCGAGCCAGACCTCGGGCGGCGGCAACCTGCTGATGAACGCGATCGCGGCGGCCGTCATCGGCGGCACCAGCCTCTTCGGCGGGCGCGGCACGACCTGGTCGGCGCTGCTGGGCGCGCTGGTGATCGGCTCGATCCAGTCGGGGATGAACATCGAGGGGCTGAGCAACGCCATCCAGTTCATGATCACCGGTGCCGTGCTGCTCGCCGCGGTGGTCATCGACTCGCTGGCCCGGCGCACCCAGAAGGCGGCGGGACGCGCCTGA
- a CDS encoding YceI family protein, which translates to MSSTPLTELTGDYQLDPAHTRIGFVARHAMVTKVRGHFKEFEGSAHLDGSDPAKSTATVTIKTGSIDTGNEQRDGHLRTNDFLDAPNFPEIVFASTGIEALDGDRYRLTGNLTIKDVTRPVSLDVEFDGSARDPYGNLRLGFEGSTTISRKDYGITWNAPLEGGGVLVGDKVVLEFDVSAIRQG; encoded by the coding sequence ATGAGCAGCACCCCGCTCACCGAGCTGACCGGTGACTACCAGCTGGACCCGGCCCACACCAGGATCGGGTTCGTGGCCCGGCACGCGATGGTCACCAAGGTCCGCGGCCATTTCAAGGAGTTCGAGGGCAGCGCGCACCTGGACGGGTCGGACCCGGCCAAGTCGACTGCCACCGTGACGATCAAGACCGGCAGCATCGACACCGGCAACGAGCAGCGCGACGGCCACCTGCGCACCAACGACTTCCTGGACGCGCCGAACTTCCCCGAGATCGTCTTCGCCTCCACCGGCATCGAGGCACTCGACGGGGACCGCTACCGCCTGACCGGCAACCTGACGATCAAGGACGTCACCCGGCCCGTCAGCCTGGACGTGGAGTTCGACGGCAGCGCCCGCGACCCCTACGGCAACCTGCGGCTCGGCTTCGAGGGCTCCACCACGATCAGCCGCAAGGACTACGGCATCACCTGGAACGCCCCGCTGGAGGGCGGCGGGGTACTGGTCGGCGACAAGGTCGTGCTCGAGTTCGACGTCTCGGCGATCCGCCAGGGCTGA